In one window of Nitrospirota bacterium DNA:
- the pgl gene encoding 6-phosphogluconolactonase, protein MAPALNVPPMLKVWRNRTELYQQAGALFIQLSKRAISVKGRFTVALSGGATPQGLYLSLADPVIQKQFSWEKIHFFWGDERFVPKDHPDSNSGWVKKNFFSKITVPESNIHPIETDGYTPQEAARVYEKRLKTFFPGGDFPRFDLIFLGLGEDGHTASLFPGLPELEEQVKWVVAPYVKKDKAARITLTLPVFNSADQIVFLVAGQEKAPVLKAVFDPQKKENYPAQRIQPIRGSLSFYVDQAAAGQLPGKNVR, encoded by the coding sequence ATGGCGCCAGCTTTAAATGTTCCTCCGATGTTAAAGGTATGGCGTAATCGGACAGAATTATATCAGCAGGCCGGAGCGTTATTTATCCAACTTTCGAAACGGGCTATTTCGGTCAAAGGACGTTTCACCGTCGCCCTGTCCGGGGGGGCGACGCCGCAGGGCCTTTACTTATCTCTTGCGGACCCTGTTATTCAGAAACAGTTTTCCTGGGAAAAAATTCATTTCTTTTGGGGAGATGAACGATTTGTTCCCAAAGATCACCCTGATAGCAATTCAGGATGGGTGAAAAAAAACTTTTTTTCGAAAATAACGGTTCCGGAATCCAATATTCATCCGATCGAAACAGACGGATACACCCCGCAAGAAGCGGCGAGGGTCTATGAAAAAAGGTTAAAGACTTTTTTCCCAGGAGGGGATTTTCCAAGGTTTGATTTAATTTTCCTGGGATTGGGAGAGGATGGTCATACGGCTTCATTATTTCCAGGACTTCCGGAGCTGGAAGAACAGGTAAAATGGGTGGTGGCTCCCTATGTTAAAAAAGATAAGGCCGCCCGGATTACGCTTACCCTGCCTGTTTTTAATTCTGCGGATCAAATCGTGTTTCTGGTGGCCGGACAGGAAAAAGCGCCTGTCCTGAAAGCGGTTTTTGATCCGCAAAAAAAAGAGAATTATCCCGCTCAGCGGATACAGCCGATTCGGGGATCTCTCTCTTTTTACGTGGATCAGGCAGCGGCCGGTCAGTTACCCGGGAAGAATGTTCGTTGA
- a CDS encoding methyl-accepting chemotaxis protein: MFRNISVGSRLGLGFGLVVLMLIGVTGWGIWGLDAVITVNHKILEDVRRDTRIFENAQRAKANTLGLRRFEKDFLLNIQDKKNSSESGRKKMSEYKESWNNERVQLETRLNNLEKVALTDKARVMVKSMKEDLTAYVKGFNRVVEKVEAGAIKTPGEGNAAAANFKDEVHRLETSASTYAEMAVESETAISDIGKRTPSVVWVVVFVAMLISMLIAWVITRGITGPVKMAAGVAERITQGDLTVAVEFNRKDELGRLLSGMSKMIQRLGQVISEAREGSNAVANASGQVASSAQSLSGGTSEQASSIEEMTASLEQMSASIAQNAENSRQMQLMAIKGAKDAEESGRAVKETVEAMKEITGKISIIEEIAYQTNLLALNAAIEAARAGEHGRGFAVVASEVRKLAERSQFAANEINTLAGSSVKIAEEAGELLKQLTPSIKKTADLVQEVTAASQEQSSGVAQINKAMMQVDQVTQRNASSAEELSEAAEEMASQAESLQKLMAFFRLSQSTQFDRKYEKEGYSLQNANGPGSNHSVTSDSSQDMAPAHQVGHASGDQGESWNVRVKAQGVPGSHHDHEFKRF; encoded by the coding sequence ATGTTTAGAAATATTTCCGTTGGCAGTCGATTGGGCCTGGGATTTGGTCTTGTCGTGCTCATGCTGATTGGCGTCACAGGCTGGGGCATCTGGGGCCTGGATGCCGTGATTACGGTAAATCATAAGATATTGGAAGACGTCCGCCGGGACACCCGGATTTTTGAAAATGCCCAGCGGGCAAAAGCAAATACCCTGGGGCTGAGGCGTTTTGAAAAGGACTTTTTATTAAACATTCAAGACAAAAAGAACAGCTCAGAGTCTGGCAGAAAGAAGATGTCCGAATATAAAGAGAGCTGGAATAATGAAAGGGTACAGCTTGAAACCCGTTTGAATAATCTGGAAAAGGTTGCTTTAACGGATAAGGCCCGCGTGATGGTCAAATCAATGAAAGAGGATTTGACTGCCTATGTTAAGGGTTTCAACCGGGTTGTTGAAAAGGTCGAGGCGGGAGCGATCAAGACACCGGGGGAAGGAAACGCGGCGGCCGCGAATTTTAAGGACGAAGTTCATCGGCTTGAAACTTCGGCGTCAACCTATGCGGAAATGGCGGTGGAGAGCGAGACCGCAATCTCGGACATTGGCAAAAGAACGCCAAGTGTCGTTTGGGTCGTGGTTTTTGTTGCGATGCTTATTTCGATGCTGATTGCCTGGGTTATTACCCGGGGGATTACCGGGCCGGTAAAAATGGCGGCAGGTGTCGCGGAACGAATTACGCAGGGGGATTTGACCGTCGCGGTAGAGTTCAATCGAAAAGATGAATTAGGCCGTCTTTTGTCTGGAATGTCTAAAATGATTCAAAGACTCGGACAGGTGATTAGCGAGGCCCGGGAGGGATCCAACGCCGTTGCCAATGCTTCGGGGCAGGTGGCCTCGTCCGCTCAAAGTTTATCCGGCGGCACCAGCGAACAAGCCTCCAGCATAGAAGAGATGACCGCGAGTTTGGAACAAATGAGCGCCTCAATTGCGCAAAATGCCGAGAACAGCAGGCAGATGCAGCTCATGGCAATAAAAGGGGCAAAAGACGCTGAGGAAAGCGGCAGAGCGGTTAAAGAAACGGTCGAAGCGATGAAAGAAATTACGGGTAAAATTTCCATTATCGAAGAAATTGCCTATCAGACAAACCTGCTGGCATTGAACGCGGCCATTGAGGCGGCGCGGGCGGGAGAACATGGAAGGGGCTTTGCCGTGGTGGCCTCGGAGGTTCGGAAACTTGCTGAACGGAGTCAATTCGCGGCTAATGAAATCAACACCCTGGCCGGCTCAAGCGTGAAAATCGCCGAGGAAGCGGGAGAATTGCTTAAACAATTAACCCCTTCCATCAAGAAGACCGCGGACCTGGTTCAGGAGGTGACGGCGGCGTCCCAGGAACAATCGTCCGGCGTTGCTCAAATTAACAAGGCGATGATGCAGGTCGATCAAGTGACGCAAAGGAATGCCTCTTCAGCTGAGGAATTATCGGAGGCCGCGGAGGAAATGGCGTCCCAGGCGGAGTCCCTCCAGAAGTTGATGGCTTTCTTCCGTTTGAGCCAGTCGACCCAGTTTGATAGAAAATATGAAAAAGAAGGGTACAGCCTTCAAAACGCCAATGGACCCGGCAGCAATCATTCGGTGACGTCAGACTCCTCTCAGGACATGGCTCCTGCGCATCAAGTAGGGCATGCATCTGGCGATCAAGGAGAGAGCTGGAACGTGAGGGTAAAGGCGCAGGGTGTTCCCGGGAGCCACCATGACCACGAATTTAAGCGATTTTAG
- the dnaK gene encoding molecular chaperone DnaK: MSTRIVGIDLGTTNSLVAYMDGTAPKIIPDQEGNRMVPSIVSFKGDEILVGEKARQRRKEDIQNTLYSIKRLMGKGLKEVQSELAYIPFKLSGEEGGVIKIQVGDRVFTPPEISAMVLKQLKLQAEAYFNEEIKQAVITVPAYFNDSQRQATKDAGQIAGLEVMRIINEPTAASLAYGLDKRKQGIVAVYDLGGGTFDISILKLRDGIFEVLSTNGNNHLGGDDFDHALVSIFLKEIQEKFGVDGETRPVLFEKVRASAEAAKWVLSSEAIAEIRISVEENKVYQRKFSRAEFEAAISNLVQSTADPCQQALADARLKPEEVDEVVLVGGSTRVPVVRKLVEDLFRKKPHSELNPDEVVALGAAVQGHILSGHIHDMLLLDVTPLSLGIETVGGVVSRIIERNTTIPTSAVDQFTTSVDNQTGVQIHVVQGERELVRDVRSLARFTLKGIPPMKAGLPKIEVKFQIDANGILSVSAREARTGIEQAIEVKPTYGISEDDVKKMVKESMANAAADLKTRQLIEARNEAEVVLRHTGAAIDQHSARFKPEEKDRVTKAVTRLKAVIHGEDPALIRKEMKALDEATAPLAEQIMNQALKAEIEGKKISNVVS; this comes from the coding sequence ATGTCAACACGAATCGTCGGTATTGATCTCGGCACTACCAATAGCCTGGTGGCTTATATGGATGGGACGGCGCCTAAAATTATCCCTGACCAGGAAGGCAATCGAATGGTCCCTTCAATCGTCTCATTTAAAGGGGATGAAATTCTTGTTGGAGAAAAGGCCAGGCAGCGCCGTAAAGAAGATATCCAAAACACGCTATATTCGATTAAGCGCTTAATGGGGAAAGGTTTAAAGGAGGTCCAATCGGAGCTGGCGTATATTCCTTTTAAACTTTCAGGGGAAGAAGGCGGAGTGATTAAAATTCAGGTTGGGGACCGGGTCTTTACCCCTCCGGAAATATCGGCCATGGTCTTAAAACAACTCAAACTGCAGGCCGAAGCCTACTTTAATGAAGAAATAAAACAGGCCGTCATCACGGTGCCCGCTTATTTTAACGACAGTCAGCGCCAGGCGACAAAAGACGCGGGACAAATCGCCGGTTTGGAAGTGATGCGAATCATTAACGAACCGACCGCGGCTTCTCTTGCCTACGGTCTTGATAAGAGAAAACAGGGGATTGTCGCAGTTTACGATTTGGGCGGGGGGACGTTTGATATTTCGATTTTAAAACTTAGAGACGGTATTTTCGAAGTCCTTTCAACCAATGGAAACAATCACCTGGGAGGGGATGATTTTGATCATGCCCTGGTATCGATTTTTTTAAAAGAAATCCAGGAAAAATTCGGAGTCGACGGCGAGACCCGCCCGGTTTTATTTGAAAAAGTCAGAGCCTCCGCCGAGGCGGCAAAATGGGTCCTTTCTTCCGAGGCTATTGCCGAAATCCGGATTTCGGTGGAAGAAAATAAGGTTTATCAACGAAAGTTTTCCAGAGCCGAGTTTGAAGCCGCCATTTCTAACCTGGTTCAGTCAACGGCGGACCCGTGTCAACAGGCCCTGGCCGATGCCCGGTTAAAACCGGAGGAGGTGGATGAGGTCGTTTTAGTGGGAGGTTCAACCCGCGTGCCGGTGGTCCGAAAACTGGTAGAGGACCTTTTCCGAAAAAAGCCTCATTCCGAGTTAAATCCGGATGAAGTGGTTGCCCTGGGCGCGGCGGTACAGGGGCATATTCTTTCAGGACATATTCATGACATGCTTTTGCTGGATGTGACGCCTCTTTCCCTTGGCATTGAAACGGTTGGCGGGGTCGTCAGCCGGATTATTGAAAGAAATACCACTATTCCAACGTCCGCGGTGGATCAGTTTACGACTTCCGTGGATAATCAAACAGGGGTTCAAATTCATGTCGTTCAGGGAGAGCGGGAACTCGTCAGGGATGTCAGAAGCCTTGCGCGGTTTACCCTTAAAGGAATCCCTCCGATGAAAGCCGGACTGCCTAAAATCGAAGTAAAGTTTCAAATTGACGCAAATGGCATTTTGAGCGTCAGCGCCAGAGAGGCCCGTACCGGGATCGAACAGGCTATCGAAGTCAAGCCCACGTACGGGATCAGCGAAGACGATGTTAAAAAAATGGTTAAAGAGTCGATGGCAAACGCGGCCGCCGATTTAAAGACAAGACAACTCATTGAAGCCAGAAACGAAGCGGAGGTTGTTCTGAGACATACCGGGGCTGCCATCGATCAGCATTCGGCGAGATTTAAGCCTGAAGAGAAGGATCGGGTAACAAAGGCGGTCACCCGGTTAAAGGCGGTGATTCACGGAGAGGACCCTGCCCTGATCCGAAAAGAAATGAAAGCCCTTGACGAAGCCACAGCCCCCCTGGCGGAACAAATTATGAATCAAGCCCTGAAGGCGGAAATCGAAGGAAAAAAGATTTCCAATGTCGTTTCTTAG
- a CDS encoding ATP-binding protein encodes MVTRQFWIKKIREAWEHKSVLWLSGVRRVGKTSLCQSLPKIEYFDCELPRTRRQMEDSQSFLEDLKGKTVIFDEIHRLDNPSELLKIAADHYKETKILATGSSTLGASRKFRDTLTGRKTEIWLTPIVLEDLHDFTQPDLKHRFLYGGLPPFFLAKTIPERDFQEWMDSYWAKDIQELFRLERRHSFIKFAELVIAQSGGIFEATRFARPCEVSRTTISNYLAVLEATFVAHVIRPFSSHRPAEIISAPKVYAFDTGFICTFKGWNDLRREDMGFLWEHFVLNEIQAHLQTRKILYWRDKRGHEVDFVLTDHHHLPTGIECKWSGSDFDPTNFLAFRRQYPEGNNFVVANDVTKGYSRQYDHISIKFVNLRNLIQSLTSDSRP; translated from the coding sequence ATGGTTACAAGACAGTTCTGGATAAAAAAAATCAGGGAAGCATGGGAGCACAAATCCGTCCTATGGCTTTCAGGTGTCCGCCGGGTTGGAAAAACCTCATTATGCCAGAGCCTTCCCAAAATTGAGTATTTTGATTGTGAACTTCCGAGAACACGTCGTCAAATGGAAGATTCCCAATCTTTTCTCGAAGACTTGAAAGGTAAAACGGTTATTTTTGATGAAATTCATCGGCTCGATAATCCTTCTGAGCTTCTTAAAATTGCGGCAGATCATTATAAGGAGACAAAGATACTGGCTACCGGAAGCTCCACACTCGGGGCATCAAGAAAATTCCGGGATACCCTGACCGGACGTAAAACAGAAATCTGGTTAACGCCGATTGTTTTAGAAGATTTACATGATTTTACACAACCTGATTTAAAACACCGCTTTTTATATGGCGGGCTTCCCCCTTTTTTCCTGGCTAAAACAATCCCTGAACGTGATTTTCAAGAATGGATGGATTCCTACTGGGCCAAAGACATTCAGGAACTCTTCAGGCTCGAACGACGGCATTCCTTCATTAAATTTGCCGAGCTCGTCATCGCCCAGAGTGGAGGAATATTTGAGGCCACCAGGTTTGCGCGCCCCTGTGAAGTGAGTCGAACAACCATTTCTAATTATCTGGCTGTTTTGGAGGCGACCTTTGTCGCCCACGTGATTCGGCCCTTTAGTTCACATCGCCCCGCTGAAATTATCTCAGCCCCAAAAGTGTATGCGTTTGATACTGGTTTTATCTGCACCTTTAAGGGCTGGAATGATTTACGCCGTGAGGATATGGGGTTTCTTTGGGAACATTTTGTCTTAAATGAAATTCAGGCACATTTACAAACTCGAAAAATTCTATACTGGCGGGACAAAAGAGGTCATGAAGTCGATTTTGTTCTGACTGATCATCACCACCTTCCGACAGGAATCGAATGTAAGTGGAGCGGTTCAGATTTTGACCCAACCAATTTTTTGGCTTTTAGAAGACAATATCCTGAAGGAAATAATTTTGTTGTCGCAAATGATGTTACGAAGGGTTATTCAAGGCAATACGATCACATCAGTATAAAATTCGTTAACTTAAGAAATTTAATCCAATCCCTGACCAGCGATTCAAGACCTTAA
- a CDS encoding glucose-6-phosphate isomerase: MSVGKAEEAVNAVLRKFGREKMVERFWNHDPSLWKSDLGIQRKINARLGWLTITGFMRTQLAALREFGTTIKKEGFKDVVLLGMGGSSLCPEVCRNTFGISPGYPEFRVLDSTDPATLLHLEEKLDLRKTLFIVASKSGSTIESESLFLYFSKKIKALEISSPGDHWVAITDRGSALEKTASEKHFRRVFLNPPDIGGRYSALSFFGLVPAALIGIDLETFLNRADEVIKRCGSDVPVEENPGAALGAVLSELGREGRDKVTFILPPPIKSFGVWIEQLLAESTGKEGKGLIPVEGEEPGQPDQYGSDRLFIYYRLKSHPDTALDRSVETLRKAGQPVVEIFLRDPYDLAGEFFRWEMATAVAGIQLEINPFDEPNVTESKENTSRILEIYRTSGHLPETQVHPDPSFAKNSGVFLKQVKPSSYVALLAYLERSPSTENLLQKMRVSIRDKFRVATTLGYGPRFLHSTGQLHKGGARKGVFFQITADDPDDVPIPERNYGFSILKRAQSLGDLDSLKKKGLPVLQIHLGRSPEEGLAHVIQLIEGFQPAGGNSCSWG; this comes from the coding sequence ATGTCAGTTGGAAAGGCTGAGGAAGCGGTCAATGCGGTTTTACGGAAATTCGGCCGCGAAAAGATGGTCGAACGGTTTTGGAACCATGACCCTTCGCTCTGGAAAAGCGATTTGGGCATTCAACGAAAGATCAATGCCCGGCTCGGTTGGTTGACGATAACGGGTTTTATGCGAACACAACTCGCGGCCTTAAGGGAATTTGGAACGACAATCAAAAAGGAAGGATTTAAAGACGTCGTTCTTCTGGGGATGGGGGGGAGCAGTCTCTGTCCGGAAGTCTGCCGGAATACTTTTGGAATTTCCCCGGGGTATCCTGAATTTCGGGTGCTGGATAGCACTGATCCGGCAACGCTTCTTCATCTGGAGGAAAAGCTCGATCTTCGCAAGACCCTTTTTATTGTGGCAAGTAAATCGGGTTCCACGATTGAATCGGAATCTCTGTTTCTCTATTTTTCAAAAAAAATAAAGGCTCTTGAAATTTCTTCTCCCGGAGATCATTGGGTCGCCATTACGGATCGGGGCTCCGCTCTTGAGAAAACAGCTTCTGAAAAACATTTCCGAAGGGTATTTTTGAATCCTCCCGATATCGGTGGAAGGTACTCCGCTCTTTCCTTTTTTGGATTGGTTCCTGCGGCATTGATAGGAATCGATTTGGAAACTTTTCTTAACCGGGCGGATGAGGTCATTAAAAGATGCGGTTCCGATGTTCCCGTCGAAGAGAACCCCGGCGCGGCGCTGGGAGCTGTGTTGTCGGAGCTCGGAAGAGAAGGAAGGGACAAGGTGACCTTTATTCTTCCACCGCCGATTAAAAGTTTTGGAGTCTGGATCGAACAACTTCTTGCCGAAAGCACAGGGAAAGAAGGAAAAGGGCTGATACCGGTCGAAGGAGAAGAACCCGGACAGCCTGATCAATATGGGAGCGACCGGCTCTTTATCTACTACAGGTTAAAGTCGCATCCGGATACGGCTTTAGACAGGTCGGTGGAGACTTTGAGGAAAGCCGGTCAGCCGGTTGTTGAAATTTTTCTTCGCGACCCGTATGACCTGGCAGGAGAATTCTTTCGATGGGAAATGGCAACCGCCGTAGCCGGCATTCAATTGGAAATCAATCCGTTTGACGAGCCCAATGTGACAGAGAGCAAGGAAAACACCAGCCGGATTTTAGAGATTTACCGGACCTCAGGGCATCTCCCGGAAACCCAAGTTCATCCAGACCCTTCTTTTGCCAAAAATTCAGGGGTATTTTTAAAACAGGTTAAGCCCTCTTCTTATGTTGCTTTATTGGCTTATCTTGAGCGTTCCCCCTCCACTGAGAATCTCCTGCAAAAGATGAGGGTCTCCATTCGAGACAAATTCCGGGTCGCGACCACGTTAGGGTACGGACCCAGATTTTTACATTCAACCGGCCAGCTTCATAAGGGGGGGGCCAGAAAAGGGGTCTTTTTTCAAATTACGGCAGATGATCCCGACGACGTTCCAATTCCTGAAAGAAATTACGGCTTCAGTATCTTAAAACGGGCTCAATCTCTCGGGGACTTGGATTCTCTGAAGAAAAAAGGATTGCCGGTGCTGCAGATCCATCTGGGACGATCCCCGGAGGAGGGGCTCGCTCACGTGATTCAACTCATTGAAGGATTTCAGCCGGCAGGAGGGAACTCATGCAGTTGGGGATGA
- the zwf gene encoding glucose-6-phosphate dehydrogenase: protein MTPAPIHREGSPEFIPDPCTLVIFGASGDLTKRKLIPALFSLFQQGLLPKTFSVVGFARTPMSHEAFRKRFPVQINSEFDPEWRSFSDRLFYFSGDFKEENDFRNLSQFLEGKEKLPAFSSNLLFYLATPPSVYPKIIENLERAGLSGKQRESKGGARIIIEKPFGRDLKSAASLNRLSGQAFHENQIFRIDHYLGKETVQNILALRFANGIFEPIWNRQYIDHVQITVAEGLGIEGRGAYYEEAGALRDVVQNHMLQLLTLVAMEPPVALDADAIRDEKVKVWRAIRPIQPNEVNQYTVRGQYGPGPFHGQEIKGYRQEEKVHPNSTVETYVAVQFFIDNWRWSQVPFYLRTGKRLPRRVTEVAIQFKRAPHLLFRRFSDHTQQPNLLLLRIQPDEGISLQFEAKHPGPGIQLKSETLDFRFNPRAVVNKDSAYERLLLDAMRGDQTLFTRRDGIEEAWTLIDPIIEGWEKDPPKDLPNYKAETWGPRAADGLLSKNGHQWRQL, encoded by the coding sequence ATGACTCCCGCGCCGATTCACCGCGAGGGATCGCCTGAATTTATTCCCGATCCCTGTACGCTCGTGATTTTTGGCGCATCAGGGGATTTGACGAAAAGAAAACTCATTCCCGCTCTGTTCAGCCTTTTCCAGCAGGGTTTGCTTCCAAAGACATTTTCGGTGGTCGGTTTTGCCAGGACGCCGATGAGTCATGAGGCGTTTCGGAAAAGATTTCCGGTGCAAATAAATTCCGAATTTGATCCGGAATGGAGGAGTTTCTCCGACCGTCTTTTTTATTTTTCCGGCGACTTTAAAGAAGAAAACGATTTCAGGAATCTATCGCAGTTTCTTGAAGGGAAAGAAAAGCTCCCGGCGTTCAGCTCCAATCTGCTGTTTTATTTGGCCACGCCGCCCAGCGTCTATCCAAAGATCATTGAAAATTTAGAACGGGCCGGTCTTTCCGGAAAACAGAGAGAGTCAAAGGGGGGCGCCCGGATCATTATCGAAAAGCCCTTTGGCCGGGATTTGAAATCCGCGGCTTCCTTAAATCGTTTGTCCGGTCAGGCATTTCACGAAAATCAGATTTTCAGGATTGATCATTACCTGGGGAAGGAAACGGTACAGAACATTTTGGCCCTCCGCTTTGCGAACGGCATATTTGAACCGATCTGGAACCGTCAATATATCGATCATGTCCAGATTACGGTTGCGGAGGGACTTGGCATTGAAGGACGGGGGGCGTATTACGAAGAAGCAGGAGCTCTTCGCGACGTGGTTCAAAACCATATGCTGCAACTTTTAACGCTTGTGGCCATGGAGCCCCCTGTTGCTCTGGATGCCGATGCCATCCGGGATGAAAAAGTCAAAGTCTGGCGGGCGATCCGTCCGATTCAGCCGAATGAGGTCAATCAATATACGGTTCGGGGACAATATGGCCCGGGCCCTTTTCATGGCCAGGAAATAAAAGGGTATCGACAGGAAGAGAAAGTTCACCCAAACTCTACCGTGGAAACCTATGTCGCCGTGCAGTTCTTTATTGATAATTGGCGGTGGAGCCAGGTTCCCTTTTATCTTCGGACAGGGAAAAGGCTGCCGAGACGGGTAACGGAGGTTGCCATCCAGTTCAAACGGGCTCCGCATCTCCTCTTTCGAAGATTTTCTGACCATACCCAGCAACCTAACCTTCTTCTCCTTCGGATTCAGCCGGATGAGGGCATTTCTCTTCAGTTTGAGGCCAAACATCCGGGTCCGGGAATTCAATTGAAGTCTGAAACGCTTGATTTCCGTTTTAATCCGCGGGCGGTTGTCAATAAGGATTCGGCCTATGAACGCCTTCTTCTTGATGCCATGAGAGGGGACCAAACCCTGTTTACGCGCCGGGACGGAATAGAGGAGGCCTGGACCCTGATCGACCCGATTATTGAAGGGTGGGAGAAAGATCCCCCGAAAGACCTTCCGAACTATAAGGCCGAAACGTGGGGCCCCCGGGCCGCGGATGGCCTTCTTTCAAAAAACGGACATCAATGGCGCCAGCTTTAA
- the gnd gene encoding decarboxylating 6-phosphogluconate dehydrogenase: protein MQLGMIGLGKMGANMAQKLLKGGHQVVGFDRSVETGKELASFGGVKASSLPALVEKLEPPRGVWMMVPAGEPVNQTLRELLPLLSPGDTVIDGGNSYYKDAIERSQLLAERSMDWLDVGTSGGIWGLKEGYCLMIGGKKEVFNRFEPVFKTLAPEEGYLYCGKTGAGHFTKMVHNGIEYGMLQAYAEGFEMLRASPYDFDLHSVADLWNHGSVVRSWLLELAAEAFKKDPGLSSIKGYVEDSGEGRWMVNEAIEMGLPSPVITLSLMERFHSRQTESFSAKVIAALRKEFGGHEVKKTNES, encoded by the coding sequence ATGCAGTTGGGGATGATTGGTTTGGGTAAAATGGGCGCCAATATGGCTCAAAAGCTGTTAAAAGGAGGCCATCAGGTGGTCGGTTTTGATCGAAGCGTTGAAACCGGTAAAGAATTGGCCTCCTTTGGAGGAGTCAAGGCCTCTTCGCTTCCGGCGCTCGTCGAAAAGCTTGAGCCTCCGCGAGGGGTATGGATGATGGTCCCGGCCGGAGAGCCGGTGAACCAGACCCTCAGAGAACTCCTTCCGCTCCTCTCTCCCGGCGATACGGTTATCGATGGAGGGAACTCTTATTATAAAGACGCCATCGAACGGTCCCAATTGCTGGCAGAAAGATCAATGGACTGGCTCGATGTGGGGACAAGCGGCGGAATCTGGGGACTGAAAGAAGGATATTGCCTGATGATTGGAGGAAAAAAGGAAGTATTTAACAGATTTGAACCGGTGTTTAAGACCCTGGCTCCGGAGGAGGGTTACCTGTATTGCGGAAAAACCGGAGCAGGACATTTTACAAAAATGGTGCATAACGGAATTGAATACGGGATGCTTCAGGCCTATGCGGAAGGGTTTGAAATGTTGAGAGCGTCTCCTTATGATTTTGATTTGCATTCCGTCGCGGACCTTTGGAATCATGGAAGCGTGGTGAGATCGTGGCTGCTGGAATTGGCGGCAGAGGCTTTTAAGAAGGACCCCGGGCTTTCTTCGATAAAAGGGTATGTTGAGGATTCAGGGGAGGGGAGATGGATGGTAAACGAGGCCATAGAAATGGGGTTGCCCTCCCCTGTCATCACCCTTTCGTTAATGGAGCGTTTTCATTCCCGTCAGACGGAGTCCTTTAGCGCGAAGGTCATTGCGGCCTTGCGAAAAGAATTTGGAGGACATGAGGTGAAAAAAACCAATGAATCCTGA
- a CDS encoding DMT family transporter gives MINKWVRSLSLVFVILAGILLGLFSALAWGAGDFIAKRTVDKIGPYVTLFYMFLVGTVLLGLLTFFVIGTAGPLDRWMILVILLSSILGVLGYFCLYYGFQIGFLSVVSTITAAGTIVPVGLLLLILQEWPTRIQLLGIVLIILGVTLVSFKRQPEISPAILKKRLGVIPAIFSALFFGSYVVLIKIVSLKTGPILPIFIVRGMGVILIGLTLIYRKEMTPPPKATWKYLLAIGVLDAAAFLAFTVGITRTLVAIVAPLSSLFTLVTVILARVILKEQLAFHQKWGFWMVLIGVLTLSSQ, from the coding sequence ATGATTAATAAGTGGGTGCGAAGTCTATCGCTGGTCTTTGTTATTCTAGCTGGAATCTTGTTAGGGCTATTTTCCGCGCTGGCGTGGGGTGCGGGTGATTTTATTGCCAAACGAACCGTAGATAAAATAGGGCCTTATGTCACTCTGTTCTATATGTTCCTGGTCGGAACGGTCTTGTTGGGGCTCCTCACCTTTTTCGTTATCGGGACGGCAGGTCCTCTTGACCGATGGATGATCCTCGTTATACTCCTCTCATCGATCCTTGGCGTCCTGGGGTATTTTTGCCTTTATTACGGTTTTCAAATCGGCTTTCTCTCTGTCGTTTCCACGATCACGGCAGCCGGAACGATCGTCCCCGTGGGTCTGTTACTTTTAATTCTCCAGGAGTGGCCCACGCGAATCCAGTTACTCGGAATCGTTCTGATCATTCTGGGGGTGACCCTGGTCTCGTTCAAGCGCCAGCCGGAAATATCTCCCGCCATTCTAAAAAAGAGACTGGGCGTTATCCCGGCTATTTTTTCTGCTCTCTTCTTTGGATCGTATGTGGTTTTGATTAAAATTGTCAGCCTTAAGACGGGGCCCATCCTTCCCATTTTCATCGTTCGAGGAATGGGGGTCATTTTAATTGGATTGACTTTAATTTATCGAAAAGAAATGACGCCTCCCCCAAAAGCGACATGGAAATATTTGTTGGCTATTGGCGTATTAGATGCCGCGGCATTTTTGGCATTCACCGTTGGAATCACCAGAACCCTGGTTGCTATTGTAGCGCCTCTCTCCAGCCTTTTTACCCTTGTAACAGTAATCCTTGCCCGGGTGATTTTAAAAGAACAACTCGCCTTTCATCAAAAATGGGGTTTCTGGATGGTTTTAATTGGAGTGCTGACCCTTTCGTCCCAATAA
- the erpA gene encoding iron-sulfur cluster insertion protein ErpA, whose protein sequence is MINLTETASEEVKKIMAKENNPDLALRVGVKGGGCSGLEYKLSFDSEREEWDEQFEINGVKVLVDAKSYLYLNGITIDFSKALTGGGFKFINPNASGSCGCGTSFAV, encoded by the coding sequence ATGATTAATTTAACAGAAACCGCATCTGAGGAAGTTAAAAAAATTATGGCCAAAGAGAATAACCCTGACCTTGCCCTTCGTGTAGGGGTTAAAGGAGGGGGGTGTTCGGGTTTGGAATACAAGCTTTCGTTTGATTCCGAAAGAGAGGAATGGGATGAACAATTTGAAATCAACGGCGTGAAAGTTTTGGTGGATGCGAAAAGCTATCTTTACCTGAATGGAATCACGATTGATTTTTCAAAAGCATTGACAGGAGGAGGTTTTAAGTTCATCAATCCCAACGCAAGCGGTTCATGCGGGTGCGGTACCTCCTTCGCCGTTTAA